Proteins encoded together in one Candidatus Omnitrophota bacterium window:
- a CDS encoding cyclic nucleotide-binding domain-containing protein, translating to MNLAQKIFALKKIPPFTELRDAELGLVVKVVRERRFSPGRIVANAGSSLSSLYVVLEGFFELEDGRVLLPIIGMSSLLFDYSLTQNLLSGKSGALCLTINKGHFYTLIHECPSFAAGLMKLLHEEDFCAPMAEN from the coding sequence ATGAATCTCGCGCAAAAAATATTCGCTCTTAAGAAAATCCCTCCGTTTACGGAGCTGCGCGACGCGGAATTGGGGCTGGTGGTCAAGGTTGTGCGAGAGCGCCGATTCTCTCCGGGCCGGATCGTCGCCAACGCCGGTTCTTCTCTCTCCTCCCTTTACGTCGTATTGGAGGGATTTTTCGAATTGGAAGACGGACGCGTTTTGCTTCCTATCATTGGCATGTCGTCGCTGCTTTTCGATTATTCTCTGACGCAAAATCTGCTTTCGGGGAAAAGCGGCGCGTTGTGTCTGACCATCAACAAGGGTCATTTCTACACGCTGATCCACGAATGTCCTTCTTTCGCGGCGGGATTGATGAAACTTCTTCATGAAGAGGACTTCTGCGCGCCAATGGCGGAAAATTGA
- a CDS encoding HAMP domain-containing protein, which translates to MSEPKERARRNFTIGIQAVYLLLLLPALGATTVVMGLLIHDDLYKEIELGFNRKLSAISLAVGAFIDGGVHDDLLRPHTLLGLTYVDSRRQLIGIDKERKRLAAVNMSDGSLQPIGVSATGVADLAYDSRRDLLYALQEDGRRIVVIDRMTSETTPLIALDRVYHAIAYHRGEDALYAAGADWLRIDLDPLRCADAQPLAYGRIAGMDYDESQGRFLAIEGDGGNLLAIDPATGNADVLGVLVMKTMPKEWAEEKAETEISSKSNTHEDELKENLKRIEEFDRLRRIGDADEIAVLRGLVEKIALYTANEVRKAETDAEDVKQSGEKTAVFHGLAWNPITKKWYASADRFAQIDPAAAVCWDAGWWPGYRSETSDNYLDYVLPMRRIWKKLNITYLCTFRRPEGGGANDEVYVLDVDYGGSHVPIGFVESFEEGEGDKVYGKIAVGGVYTSGVVNWGEWGLLKSGYAPIYDRTGNVRGVAGTDIDVSIIATKTRIALLKTISIGLFAFLAAGVVGYAITLALMKPIRQLIDKTLIVAAGRYGDEAPLQGPVELRELCGAFNRLSLDLKNFFLERNRTDEQLKVKSNRLKLIHVLKNECVYAASWDGRLCAGGAWNVDKKSTDISGCISHVGLFLMWAGSFAGETLDATIAQRMLIMIANTLLQRYGDDWEQIERRLSRLYPEQVAWFLLIDGESGRSHASFRQPASVFLYGSDGLSEWNPDGHWPLAVRKGEALIAISAHHASLLKKSENALISNGVKDAQSILNGVLKIGGDSQTPDVRTPMLITIMSRSIG; encoded by the coding sequence ATGAGCGAACCGAAAGAGCGGGCGAGGCGGAATTTCACCATCGGCATCCAAGCCGTATATCTGTTGCTTTTGTTGCCGGCGTTAGGCGCAACGACGGTCGTCATGGGTCTCCTCATTCATGACGATCTTTATAAGGAAATCGAACTGGGGTTCAACCGCAAACTATCCGCCATCAGTTTGGCCGTAGGCGCTTTCATCGACGGCGGCGTGCACGATGACCTCTTGCGGCCGCATACTCTATTGGGTTTGACCTACGTCGATTCCCGAAGGCAATTGATCGGCATTGATAAAGAAAGAAAGCGGCTTGCCGCCGTCAATATGAGCGATGGCAGTTTACAGCCGATCGGCGTCTCCGCTACCGGAGTCGCCGATCTGGCTTACGATTCCCGACGCGATCTCCTCTACGCGCTTCAGGAAGATGGCCGGAGGATTGTCGTTATCGATCGAATGACAAGCGAAACGACGCCCCTTATCGCTCTCGATCGCGTTTACCACGCCATCGCTTATCATCGCGGAGAAGACGCCCTCTACGCCGCAGGAGCGGATTGGCTTCGCATTGATCTGGATCCTCTGCGCTGCGCCGACGCTCAACCCCTGGCTTACGGGCGCATCGCCGGCATGGATTATGACGAGTCCCAAGGCCGTTTTTTAGCGATCGAAGGCGACGGCGGCAACCTGCTCGCCATCGATCCCGCCACGGGAAACGCCGATGTTCTCGGCGTTCTCGTCATGAAAACGATGCCGAAAGAATGGGCCGAGGAGAAGGCGGAGACGGAGATTTCCTCGAAATCCAATACCCACGAGGATGAATTGAAAGAAAATCTGAAACGGATCGAGGAATTCGATCGTTTGCGGCGTATTGGCGATGCGGATGAAATCGCCGTCCTCCGCGGTCTCGTGGAAAAAATCGCCCTCTACACGGCGAATGAAGTGAGGAAGGCGGAGACGGACGCGGAAGATGTAAAACAATCCGGCGAGAAAACCGCCGTTTTCCACGGTTTGGCCTGGAATCCTATTACCAAGAAATGGTACGCCAGCGCCGATCGCTTCGCGCAAATCGATCCTGCGGCGGCTGTTTGTTGGGATGCCGGATGGTGGCCGGGGTACCGCAGCGAAACGAGCGACAATTACCTGGATTACGTTTTGCCGATGCGCCGCATCTGGAAAAAATTGAATATTACGTATCTTTGCACCTTTCGCCGGCCTGAAGGCGGAGGAGCGAACGACGAAGTTTACGTCCTGGACGTCGATTACGGCGGATCTCACGTCCCCATTGGATTTGTAGAATCGTTCGAGGAGGGGGAAGGAGACAAAGTTTACGGCAAGATCGCCGTGGGCGGCGTTTATACTTCCGGCGTAGTGAATTGGGGAGAATGGGGATTGCTGAAATCGGGATACGCTCCCATTTACGATCGAACCGGAAACGTTCGAGGCGTGGCAGGAACAGATATCGACGTTTCGATCATCGCAACCAAAACGCGCATCGCTCTGTTGAAAACGATTTCGATCGGCTTGTTCGCTTTCCTGGCGGCGGGAGTCGTGGGATACGCCATCACCTTGGCCCTTATGAAACCGATCCGGCAGCTCATCGATAAGACGCTGATCGTCGCCGCAGGACGGTATGGAGACGAAGCGCCGCTTCAAGGTCCGGTCGAATTGCGGGAACTCTGCGGAGCGTTCAATCGTCTCAGTCTCGATTTGAAAAATTTCTTCCTGGAAAGAAATCGGACCGACGAACAGTTGAAAGTCAAATCCAATCGTTTGAAATTGATCCATGTCCTCAAGAACGAATGCGTCTACGCTGCATCCTGGGATGGCCGTCTTTGCGCGGGGGGCGCGTGGAATGTAGATAAAAAATCGACGGATATCTCAGGATGCATCAGCCATGTCGGTCTGTTTTTGATGTGGGCTGGTTCTTTTGCCGGGGAGACTTTGGACGCGACGATTGCCCAACGGATGCTCATTATGATCGCCAATACGCTGCTTCAACGCTATGGCGACGATTGGGAGCAAATCGAACGTCGATTAAGCCGTCTCTATCCGGAACAAGTCGCTTGGTTTTTGTTGATCGATGGAGAATCGGGCCGTTCTCATGCATCGTTTCGTCAACCGGCCTCCGTTTTTCTCTATGGTTCCGATGGTTTGTCCGAATGGAATCCAGACGGCCATTGGCCCCTTGCCGTTCGGAAAGGGGAAGCCTTGATAGCGATTTCCGCCCATCATGCTTCTCTATTAAAGAAATCGGAAAACGCTCTGATCTCGAACGGCGTTAAAGACGCCCAATCCATCCTGAACGGCGTTTTGAAGATTGGCGGCGATTCTCAAACGCCGGACGTTCGGACGCCGATGTTGATAACGATCATGTCGAGGTCCATTGGATGA